Proteins found in one Sorghum bicolor cultivar BTx623 chromosome 1, Sorghum_bicolor_NCBIv3, whole genome shotgun sequence genomic segment:
- the LOC110432314 gene encoding uncharacterized protein LOC110432314 produces MEVYCKAVRHLEEKFDGLELNHVLRKYDEAADALAQMASERAMVPLDVFVSDLHKPSVDYKEDRGSGHSPRDPASGFEASTAPKPEAMDIETKGPAPDDLPDWRFPFL; encoded by the coding sequence ATGGAGGTGTACTGCAAGGCAGTCCGACATCTGGAAGAAAAattcgacggcctcgaactcAACCATGTGCTGAGGAAATACGACGAAGCCGCCGATGCACTCGCAcagatggcatccgagcgggccatGGTTCCCTTGGATGTCTTTGTCAGTGACCTCCACAAGCCCTCCGTCGATTATAAAGAAGACAGGGGCTCGGGTCATTCCCCACGCGACCCTGCCTCAGGCTTCGAGGCCTCCACGGCTCCCAAGCccgaggccatggacatcgagacTAAGGGACCTGCGCCTGACGACCTGCCGGACTGGCGCTTTCCGTTCCTGTAG
- the LOC8063160 gene encoding probable glutathione S-transferase GSTU6, whose protein sequence is MAGEDDGELKLIGQYGSAFVTRVKLALHLKGLSYEYVEEDLRNKSALLLSCNPVHKAVPVLIHNGKPICESQVILQYIDEAFAGTGPSLLPADPFERSVARFWTAYIEDKLVTPWDRVFRAKTDEEREEPLKQMLAAVETLEGGLKECSKGKPFFGGDSVGYVDVVLGGAVSYAKGHDALFGAKLFDAEKTPLLAAWMERFGELDAAKAVLQDVDRVVEYAKMLIAKNAAMASKNN, encoded by the exons ATGGCCGGAGAAGACGACGGCGAGCTGAAGCTGATCGGGCAGTACGGGAGCGCTTTCGTCACCAGAGTGAAACTTGCTCTTCATCTCAAGGGCCTGAGCTACGAGTACGTCGAGGAAGATCTCCGCAACAAGAGCGCGCTCCTCCTCAGCTGTAACCCAGTGCACAAGGCGGTTCCCGTGCTGATCCACAACGGCAAGCCTATCTGCGAGTCGCAGGTCATCCTGCAATACATAGATGAGGCCTTCGCCGGCACCGGCCCGTCCCTCCTCCCGGCTGACCCCTTCGAACGCTCCGTAGCCCGTTTCTGGACTGCCTACATCGAAGACAag CTGGTGACCCCATGGGATCGAGTGTTCCGGGCGAAGACGGACGAGGAGAGGGAGGAGCCGCTCAAGCAGATGTTGGCAGCAGTGGAGACTCTGGAGGGAGGCCTCAAGGAGTGCTCCAAGGGGAAACCCTTCTTCGGCGGCGACAGCGTCGGGTACGTGGATGTCGTTCTGGGTGGTGCCGTCTCGTATGCCAAGGGACACGATGCGCTCTTTGGTGCCAAGCTCTTCGACGCTGAGAAGACGCCGCTCCTAGCCGCGTGGATGGAGCGGTTCGGCGAGCTCGACGCGGCCAAGGCGGTCCTGCAGGACGTTGATAGAGTGGTCGAGTACGCCAAGATGCTGATCGCCAAGAACGCTGCCATGGCTTCAAAGAATAACTGA